From one Plasmodium coatneyi strain Hackeri chromosome 9, complete sequence genomic stretch:
- a CDS encoding Ethanolamine kinase: protein MEEQKKRRTEEGKKSNSVVESTSPYPLRRKSSAGSVNSQITETRNKQGVYPITEGNLRIQEGEDKNTKVKEILKKYVSNVFENEDTLYIYCKYVMLHYGKDLINADQMDSLNFQMINGGITNILVKVKDTSTQSQYLIRLYGPKTDIIINREREKKISCILYDKNISKKIYVFFPNGRIEEFMDGYALSREDIKSPNFQKLIARNLKLLHDINLNDSLYKELQVTQNVPGTRPSFLWNTIWKYFNLLNEERKKSCSFDSKANILKLIDFDMLRDSIIEVEKLCKAENSPIVLCHCDLLSSNIINTVETVDSLGDPYNGNNDGVTTPANDGENISFIDFEYSCPMERAYDIANHFNEYAGFNCEWDLIPSKEEEYYFIKHYLGTEDEELINQLIKEVQPFYVCSHINWGLWSLLQGMHSSIDFDFMNYGMTRLTASCLPIFRSKVSKKEE, encoded by the coding sequence aTGGAAGAGCAGAAGAAGAGACGAAcggaggaggggaagaaatcgAACAGCGTGGTGGAGAGCACCTCGCCCTACCccctgaggaggaaaagtaGCGCAGGGTCGGTGAATTCGCAAATCACAGAGACGAGGAATAAACAGGGTGTCTACCCAATTACGGAGGGTAACCTTAGAATccaggaaggagaagacaAAAACACCAAAGTAAAGGAGATTCTAAAAAAGTACGTGAGTAATGTTTTTGAAAATGAAGACACCTTATACATTTACTGCAAGTACGTCATGCTGCACTATGGGAAGGATCTAATAAATGCAGACCAAATGGATTCCCTAAACTTTCAGATGATCAACGGTGGAATTACAAACATCCTAGTGAAAGTGAAAGACACCTCGACGCAAAGTCAATACCTGATAAGACTCTACGGACCAAAAACGGATATAATTATTAACAgggagagggaaaagaaaatctCCTGCATTTTGTAcgataaaaatatatccaaaaaaatatatgtctTCTTTCCAAACGGGAGAATTGAAGAATTCATGGATGGCTATGCCTTATCCAGGGAGGACATAAAAAGTCCAAATTTTCAGAAACTCATTGCAAGGAATCTCAAGCTTTTACATGACATTAACCTGAACGATAGTTTGTATAAGGAGCTGCAGGTAACGCAGAACGTCCCTGGAACGAGACCATCCTTCTTGTGGAACACCATCTGGAAGTACTTTAATTTGCTGAATGAAGAACGGAAGAAAAGTTGTTCCTTCGATTCTAAGGCTAATATTTTAAAACTTATCGACTTTGACATGCTGCGGGATAGCATAATTGAGGTGGAGAAGCTATGCAAAGCGGAAAACTCACCCATTGTACTTTGCCACTGTGATTTGCTTTCCTCCAACATAATCAACACGGTGGAAACGGTTGACTCGCTTGGTGATCCTTACAACGGGAACAATGATGGTGTTACCACCCCTGCGAACGACGGGGAAAATATCTCCTTCATCGACTTCGAGTACTCCTGCCCCATGGAGCGTGCCTATGACATAGCCAACCATTTTAACGAATACGCTGGGTTTAACTGCGAATGGGACTTAATTCCATCCAAGGAGGAGGagtattattttataaaacATTACCTAGGAACAGAGGATGAGGAATTAATTAATCAGCTGATTAAGGAAGTACAACCGTTTTACGTCTGCTCGCATATCAACTGGGGTCTGTGGTCCCTCCTCCAAGGCATGCACTCGTCCATTGACTTTGACTTCATGAACTACGGCATGACTCGCCTTACTGCATCCTGTCTGCCCATTTTCAGATCCAAGGTgtccaaaaaggaggagtaa